From Pelagicoccus albus, the proteins below share one genomic window:
- a CDS encoding S8 family serine peptidase, with protein sequence MKFSRILLATATLFLLGVVAYRLTLNTTNAPNGHANVSTVTNSETLNPETKLPVAKVTPSAPKAIQLPAEAMSYESLLDAFSFLPEQAELAPTQPQDSELQQMIATEMGAPHSSENVIVFLDKRTATAPAIASIAKRCEIASITRFENLGGGMILSLQRSQLSPEVEEVLLAFGESGLTRSIETDKLSYIQEATAPNDPNFDYQWGLDNQGVLFPGAIAGSDINVREAWDYQTSSKGTIVAIVDTGALTTHEDLQSNIWSGIGYDYESNDSDPTDEHGHGTHVAGIIGAVTNNGLGVSGVAQEADMMILKASGSSGGMPLSVILNCFSYAIANGASIVNASFGSTSYSSVQQESIEDLRTADIILVAAAGNYTANLDNEGFYPATYDLDNIVTVGASDCDDQIADFSNYGSTEVDIFAPGETIYSTYYTGTSKYGFKNGTSMAAPMVTGALSLIRANKPSLTYKQTIDFLLENCDEVSALTPYCIYGRLNVGAAIAASSAYVPEAPEGSDPLDFEPDSNDLLLLTESAITKWSIDETDTFQGYASLDGGEMGENWEPVGYGNIDADIEKEIVFHNTSDGRISYWNVDTGAFQSSETLQSIITASYSTEGLSLQAALDIDENGSLDLVWKDASNHMQVWMMENRARLSQHTVTSNEGYPLAILWNQIEDLNASNGKLTFLTDLNGTDHLVTKLDSNLSVETQSQVEISHRYGALKAFMDFNGDGHRDAYYYQRQQGRGLVFYMNNYEPQSFQYVKDANNDLSQWIPAAVADLDGNSQDELVWQHVTTGAIRYTDNHLDTESFSTYPSYSQSLTDSETAQTIKGSLLKGFADLDGDGKSDALFSQRDGSVFSMSVTSENAFALSHVAEADGSFGTISTEDLVISGDVAGIADIDLDGYLEILGSDSEGQLYSYTISGSSITNANHIDGTTLPAGATLVKLIDWNEDSFLDIVWADADGTLKVWILEYYTLIDEETILDETGSELVSPTIHDIYPQGSGIFKMAVSHSGSLEYWTFDSVTNRRTSQTPALDWLGDPLSLTSQSFPQF encoded by the coding sequence ATGAAATTCTCACGCATCCTATTAGCAACCGCGACCCTCTTCCTTCTGGGCGTCGTAGCCTATAGGCTTACTTTAAATACGACTAACGCGCCCAATGGGCACGCTAACGTATCCACGGTAACCAATTCCGAAACCCTAAATCCGGAAACGAAGCTTCCTGTCGCTAAGGTTACGCCTTCAGCCCCTAAAGCTATTCAATTGCCCGCTGAGGCAATGAGCTATGAATCCCTTCTGGATGCTTTCTCATTCCTTCCGGAACAGGCAGAGCTAGCTCCTACCCAGCCTCAAGACTCTGAGCTTCAACAGATGATTGCCACCGAAATGGGCGCTCCCCATTCAAGCGAAAACGTTATTGTATTCCTCGACAAGCGTACTGCTACCGCGCCCGCTATAGCCTCGATCGCAAAACGCTGCGAAATCGCATCGATAACCCGTTTCGAAAACCTAGGAGGCGGCATGATCCTAAGCCTTCAAAGATCTCAGCTCAGCCCCGAGGTCGAAGAGGTTTTGCTAGCATTCGGTGAAAGCGGACTTACCCGTTCCATCGAAACCGACAAGCTTTCATACATCCAGGAAGCCACTGCTCCGAACGACCCAAATTTCGACTACCAATGGGGACTCGACAACCAAGGAGTACTATTTCCCGGAGCTATTGCCGGGTCTGACATAAACGTCCGCGAAGCCTGGGACTACCAGACGAGCTCCAAGGGCACCATTGTCGCTATCGTCGATACCGGCGCCTTAACCACCCACGAAGATCTTCAGTCCAATATTTGGTCAGGAATAGGCTACGACTACGAAAGCAACGACTCCGATCCAACCGACGAGCACGGCCATGGAACCCATGTTGCCGGCATCATAGGCGCAGTTACAAACAATGGCCTCGGAGTTTCCGGCGTAGCTCAGGAAGCCGATATGATGATACTGAAAGCTTCCGGCTCTTCAGGAGGAATGCCGCTCTCAGTCATCCTAAACTGCTTTAGCTACGCAATCGCCAACGGCGCCTCCATCGTCAACGCAAGCTTCGGAAGTACTAGTTACTCTTCAGTTCAACAGGAGTCTATAGAAGACCTACGAACCGCAGATATCATCCTTGTAGCTGCCGCCGGCAATTACACTGCCAATCTCGATAACGAGGGATTCTACCCAGCTACTTACGACCTCGACAATATCGTCACAGTCGGAGCCAGTGATTGTGACGACCAAATTGCTGACTTCTCAAATTACGGATCCACCGAGGTCGATATATTCGCCCCAGGCGAAACAATCTATTCCACCTACTACACCGGAACTTCCAAATACGGCTTCAAGAATGGAACCTCCATGGCAGCTCCTATGGTAACAGGAGCATTAAGCCTTATAAGGGCAAACAAGCCTAGCCTAACCTACAAGCAAACCATCGACTTCCTTCTCGAGAATTGCGACGAAGTATCGGCACTTACTCCTTATTGCATCTATGGACGCCTCAATGTCGGAGCCGCCATCGCCGCCTCATCCGCCTACGTCCCGGAAGCGCCTGAAGGCAGCGACCCTTTGGATTTCGAGCCCGACTCCAACGATCTCCTTTTGCTAACCGAAAGCGCTATAACTAAATGGAGTATCGACGAAACCGATACCTTCCAAGGGTACGCTTCCTTGGACGGAGGAGAGATGGGAGAAAACTGGGAACCCGTCGGTTACGGCAACATCGACGCCGACATTGAAAAGGAAATCGTTTTCCACAACACTTCAGATGGCCGCATCTCCTACTGGAACGTAGATACGGGAGCCTTCCAAAGCAGCGAAACGCTGCAATCCATCATTACCGCTTCCTACAGTACTGAAGGCCTCTCCCTCCAAGCCGCGCTCGACATAGACGAGAACGGAAGCCTCGACCTTGTATGGAAAGACGCCTCCAACCATATGCAGGTTTGGATGATGGAAAACAGGGCCCGGCTCAGCCAGCATACCGTTACCAGCAACGAAGGATATCCGCTCGCCATTCTATGGAACCAAATAGAGGATCTAAACGCATCCAACGGAAAGCTTACGTTCCTTACTGATCTCAACGGTACCGATCACCTGGTCACGAAGCTTGACTCGAACCTCTCCGTAGAAACGCAAAGCCAAGTCGAAATCAGCCATCGGTACGGAGCCCTGAAAGCCTTTATGGACTTTAATGGCGACGGGCACCGAGACGCCTACTACTACCAAAGGCAACAGGGAAGGGGACTAGTCTTCTACATGAACAACTACGAACCACAAAGCTTCCAGTACGTAAAGGACGCCAACAACGACCTTTCCCAATGGATACCCGCCGCTGTAGCCGACCTTGACGGCAACAGCCAGGACGAACTGGTCTGGCAACATGTCACCACAGGTGCAATCCGCTATACCGATAACCACTTGGATACGGAATCGTTCTCAACCTACCCGTCATATTCCCAATCGCTAACCGATTCGGAGACCGCCCAAACGATCAAAGGCTCTTTACTAAAGGGATTTGCCGATCTCGACGGGGACGGAAAAAGCGACGCGCTTTTCTCCCAAAGAGACGGCAGCGTATTCTCAATGTCAGTAACCTCCGAGAACGCCTTCGCTCTATCGCATGTCGCGGAGGCAGACGGCTCATTCGGAACGATATCTACCGAAGATCTAGTGATTAGCGGAGACGTTGCAGGAATAGCCGATATCGACCTAGACGGCTACCTTGAAATCCTTGGAAGCGATTCCGAAGGCCAACTATACTCGTACACGATATCCGGATCTTCAATCACTAACGCCAACCATATCGACGGCACCACGCTACCAGCTGGGGCAACCTTGGTTAAGCTAATAGACTGGAACGAAGATTCGTTCCTGGATATAGTTTGGGCCGATGCGGATGGAACCCTGAAAGTCTGGATTCTCGAATACTATACCCTGATCGACGAGGAAACTATCCTCGACGAAACAGGATCCGAGTTAGTATCCCCGACAATCCACGACATATACCCTCAAGGATCCGGCATATTCAAAATGGCCGTATCTCATTCGGGATCTCTCGAATACTGGACATTCGATTCCGTAACCAACAGGAGAACGTCTCAAACACCTGCGCTCGACTGGCTAGGAGACCCCCTAAGCTTAACGAGCCAATCGTTCCCTCAATTCTAA
- a CDS encoding CHC2 zinc finger domain-containing protein, translating to MINNLKSRIDIVTTIRKTVNLDQEEDYFYFGQSPFTNGAKDKFLVVSGTYQWFRCLKTGKNGDVIDWVMATDGIGFEEAVARLAKSDGQRLTSDPPPKAPSLPGSESKREDKGL from the coding sequence ATGATAAATAACCTCAAGTCTCGTATCGATATCGTAACTACGATTCGGAAAACCGTCAATCTTGACCAGGAGGAGGACTACTTCTACTTTGGCCAAAGCCCGTTCACAAACGGAGCCAAGGATAAGTTCCTGGTGGTCTCCGGCACCTACCAATGGTTCCGCTGCCTGAAAACTGGAAAAAATGGCGACGTCATAGACTGGGTCATGGCTACGGACGGGATCGGTTTCGAGGAGGCCGTTGCCCGGCTGGCCAAAAGCGACGGCCAGCGGCTCACGAGCGATCCTCCACCGAAGGCCCCCTCCTTGCCTGGTTCGGAAAGCAAACGGGAGGACAAGGGATTATGA
- a CDS encoding PKD domain-containing protein: MRNTTYILIAIALGSLALVLIPETSQDKTGPASIIEGEIRYASTQALPQDLEEIRPSSRIPAPAPFSFSNLRETAIEDCESLTAILDKSDSAIADTASNRASAQKRLAALQWLLDHDTDTAARLALTETQRAKLPSIWGSNLVESRIRQTAFINVFPIDSVKGTIVTARTDEGSLQFQPGYPIAAVSGTAEIDYIETEGKTALVSAVSELDPIEFPQSTTVQSDFGSDVAEITSAASSTSTYNKLVHVRFSDQDAYTVSDTSYIDETSAFLYETSLQKYANGVTADTAVYDLPQTADYYSYHIEELLSDVRSVYLAETGNSIESYNVITYFPASDAFTFEATASIDGSDVLLNGANTFHQLSHNLGHLLGLHHAESANYPGGVSEELGDNFDVMGNGQQSTDLFGVFSLLRRGWVTESQIGIAGEGTYRIYNSEAVEAKYSEKLGYLVQRGEGATYLVSYRAVNSPDSAYIQWVKDSETASYIDAPIVGEPFLSHNRDFKATVTDSGGAAPYNWIDVQVEAFDPIPLDTPVLTSPDTANARESVSLSVYVPNHEEEDILYTWEFDDGQTAYGSEISWVFAAGGSRTVTVTALDSSGASSSVSKTIEVSDPLSTFTSFSGFPEQANSVTFVGPVHTALTSEGAVFTSADGQQWTREGSLPQSQIYTGYLTASNGDTIAVATQNSETLSQSIVASSDGGRSWNTADLSILSAGETIAAIETSGDSFVIATNTLLDSSWAIGIYSSDNALSWTLKSTISSSEPAESLDNANGHLIVTGDNGALYASDNLTLWVDLSLQNGEGLESRGVASNGTRIIALQSDAIFQTLDSAYDWDILSHSAPVSFGDHVESFHNLWLSIGDDIAIATENLTTSLPESWGVYSEIPGSIRKTHQGRIWAYGDQYSYSSEPIETFTAPSVSLTASDTGLARTNIEASASGADSYAWKTAQGWKYGASVSLSFPIGGTKQIETYGTQGEATALATSDIEISDPLLTWNLAYEMGDTPISTASQTGSFNSATTAYVLNGAPFNPASWEGNDLGLDQIDLFKNLNGTYFAAGLVDGTPSYCYSEDGSSWTAPVAAPFAIVDIAWIEGKAFAIAADGQTMTSENLTTWTGGAIPGLSSVKAIAFDGDIAIIIGNDTWISEDSGASWTARSISGPSNCSALIPTQSGFYAIADETLRYDLTTEKWETTELPDGISDIVSLNGVYYALNPTTDELYASFEGIHWESADLPISIAFLSANGDTLLGASSDGSIYAAGEMGVPPSITSFTIGQGASSTYHASIGVDIETSGVATHYRISDSNVTSYDWIELEDISNLWLSEPFGTKTFHVQVAGDWGVSSLASTSIDFVDGPPAVETISFSEAVDSVVTTKYLSLSFATNKAIEEYLISEDPTFDGAEWLEYQSDMSFTLSEGSGLKTVYLKVRNENGVSETQSLEVTLEANPPVIDSASYSAASNQTENSIELSYQSSGYTEYQISLENDFSEALWTEMPEDGILTATFPSEDGSYYVYARLQNEHGVSDPYEIQIDLDIPDPAILTAITSPDSASSQYVKISLEVSGDPSFEFMTSTDETFSDASPADLPSDNIVIATLPGFGRHQVYVKVWNSFGSSQDSFLIDYGTAAILESFTAPSETDNEAITLTLECSGSGNIEYQASLDPDFAGEQWLSLPENGSIAFNLPSYEGEHTVYTRIRNAFGPTEALSSTCALRFPVPSIATLSGTETTASTVNTLSLEYDSRLPTEYQISLNGDFSDCEWIEMTEDGTIEFTLPEADGNYSIHTRLRNANGVSGTSVHEVTLNFPEPASLLGIAYESIASSKTVTLELELEGDPSFEYKLSYDEDFSDCEWAELPSDYIIEANLPDSGDHTLWVKLKNDYGESQALDATIRYGSPAILTSIDCEPSGYSNLVELSLEYEGTETLQYQASLSDTFENSSWLTFEGDGSLDYVLPTEIGSYEIYVRLRNGFGNTQTLSSQYELIAAPTPPPEIVSIATGETSESTDINLSLLYEGEGTIEYETSFDPNFENCSWEPLDSTDIPIELPAIAGIHTVYVRLKSEYGVSEIQSSEVELLLAPTITSWDLFDNQGMPYASGSVHYEGSGEIEYTISWNPKYLDSGWTTLSSNTISCDLPDRVGAYTIYIKLRNEIGESPLASASATVKSQEDRESSLIPPSIRHLGVLGNEQLVEITGLETNNRYILYGSSDLQEWSEIETLPVENPITRTIPISNAFLRVTCESIPD; this comes from the coding sequence ATGCGTAATACAACGTATATTCTGATAGCGATTGCCCTTGGATCGCTGGCTCTTGTCCTAATTCCCGAAACGTCTCAGGACAAGACCGGCCCCGCTTCAATTATCGAGGGCGAGATACGCTATGCCTCAACTCAAGCATTGCCTCAGGACCTCGAAGAGATCCGCCCAAGTTCTAGAATTCCCGCGCCTGCCCCGTTCTCCTTCTCAAATTTGCGGGAGACTGCGATTGAAGACTGCGAAAGTCTCACGGCCATTTTGGACAAAAGCGATAGCGCCATTGCCGACACCGCTTCCAATAGGGCGAGCGCCCAAAAGCGTCTAGCCGCTTTGCAATGGCTACTCGACCATGACACGGATACAGCCGCCAGACTTGCATTGACTGAAACACAAAGGGCGAAACTTCCCTCAATCTGGGGAAGCAATCTAGTCGAATCCCGAATCCGTCAAACAGCCTTTATCAACGTGTTTCCGATCGATTCCGTAAAGGGGACAATCGTTACCGCCCGCACTGACGAAGGCAGCCTCCAGTTCCAGCCGGGATACCCGATCGCCGCAGTGTCAGGAACCGCTGAAATCGACTACATTGAAACCGAAGGAAAAACCGCGCTCGTTTCCGCTGTATCCGAATTGGATCCGATCGAATTTCCCCAAAGCACTACCGTGCAAAGCGACTTTGGATCCGATGTCGCCGAAATCACATCGGCGGCGAGCTCGACCTCGACATACAACAAGCTTGTTCACGTTCGGTTTTCGGACCAAGACGCATATACCGTTTCCGATACCTCGTACATAGACGAAACATCCGCTTTCCTCTACGAAACGTCCCTTCAGAAATACGCCAATGGGGTAACGGCGGATACCGCGGTCTACGACTTGCCGCAAACCGCGGACTACTACTCCTACCATATCGAAGAGCTTCTTTCCGACGTCCGTTCGGTCTACCTGGCCGAAACAGGCAACTCGATCGAATCATACAACGTAATAACCTATTTCCCGGCAAGCGACGCCTTTACCTTCGAGGCTACCGCCTCGATCGACGGCAGCGACGTCCTCCTAAATGGAGCGAACACCTTCCACCAGCTTTCCCATAACCTAGGCCATCTCCTTGGCCTACATCATGCGGAATCGGCCAACTACCCAGGCGGCGTTTCCGAAGAACTCGGAGACAACTTCGACGTCATGGGCAACGGCCAGCAAAGCACCGACCTGTTCGGCGTCTTCAGCTTGCTCCGCAGAGGCTGGGTAACCGAAAGCCAAATCGGCATAGCGGGCGAGGGGACCTATCGCATCTACAACAGTGAAGCCGTAGAGGCCAAATACTCGGAAAAGCTGGGATACCTTGTCCAACGCGGGGAGGGCGCCACTTACTTGGTTTCCTATCGAGCCGTCAATTCTCCCGACTCTGCCTACATCCAATGGGTCAAGGACTCCGAAACCGCCAGCTACATCGACGCTCCAATCGTAGGCGAACCCTTCCTTAGCCACAACCGAGACTTCAAGGCTACCGTAACCGACAGTGGCGGGGCCGCTCCTTACAACTGGATCGACGTCCAGGTAGAGGCCTTCGATCCAATCCCCCTGGATACTCCAGTCCTTACAAGTCCCGATACGGCCAATGCCCGCGAATCGGTTAGCCTTTCGGTTTACGTGCCCAACCATGAGGAAGAAGACATCCTCTACACCTGGGAATTCGACGACGGCCAAACCGCCTACGGATCTGAAATTTCATGGGTATTCGCAGCCGGCGGATCCCGAACCGTAACCGTAACGGCTTTGGATAGCTCCGGCGCCTCCTCTTCCGTCTCCAAGACAATCGAAGTATCCGACCCTCTCTCCACCTTCACATCCTTTTCAGGATTTCCGGAGCAGGCCAATTCCGTCACCTTCGTCGGGCCGGTACACACTGCCTTAACCTCAGAGGGCGCCGTATTCACTTCCGCCGACGGACAGCAATGGACCCGCGAGGGCAGCCTTCCTCAAAGCCAAATCTATACAGGCTATCTGACCGCTTCCAACGGCGACACTATCGCGGTCGCCACGCAAAACTCGGAAACGCTTTCCCAGAGCATAGTAGCGTCTAGCGACGGAGGCCGAAGCTGGAACACCGCCGACCTATCGATCCTCTCTGCAGGCGAAACCATTGCCGCCATCGAGACTTCTGGAGATTCCTTCGTCATTGCCACCAATACGCTTCTGGATAGCTCATGGGCGATTGGAATCTACTCAAGCGACAACGCCCTAAGCTGGACTTTGAAATCCACGATTTCGAGCTCGGAGCCCGCTGAGAGCTTAGACAACGCCAACGGCCATCTCATAGTAACGGGCGACAACGGAGCCCTCTACGCCAGCGACAACCTTACCCTATGGGTAGACCTTTCCCTCCAAAACGGGGAAGGCCTTGAAAGCAGAGGAGTCGCCAGCAACGGAACGCGAATTATCGCCCTGCAAAGCGACGCCATCTTTCAGACTCTCGATTCAGCCTACGATTGGGATATCCTCAGCCATTCCGCACCGGTAAGCTTTGGAGATCACGTAGAGTCTTTCCACAACCTTTGGCTTTCGATCGGAGACGATATCGCAATCGCCACCGAGAACCTCACGACAAGCCTGCCCGAGAGCTGGGGCGTCTACAGCGAGATCCCAGGATCCATTCGCAAAACCCACCAAGGGCGAATCTGGGCCTACGGAGATCAATACTCCTACTCCAGCGAACCTATCGAAACCTTTACCGCTCCATCCGTTAGCCTTACCGCCTCCGATACAGGCTTAGCTCGAACCAATATCGAAGCCAGCGCCTCCGGAGCTGACAGCTACGCCTGGAAAACCGCGCAAGGATGGAAATACGGAGCTTCCGTAAGCCTTTCGTTCCCGATTGGAGGAACCAAGCAAATCGAAACATACGGAACCCAGGGCGAGGCAACTGCCTTGGCTACCTCGGATATCGAAATATCCGACCCATTGCTCACTTGGAACTTGGCGTATGAAATGGGAGACACCCCCATCTCCACCGCTAGCCAAACCGGATCGTTCAATTCCGCTACCACAGCCTACGTCCTAAACGGAGCTCCCTTCAATCCGGCCAGCTGGGAAGGAAACGACCTTGGACTAGACCAGATCGACCTGTTCAAGAACCTAAACGGAACCTATTTCGCGGCCGGCCTCGTCGACGGCACGCCATCGTACTGCTACAGCGAAGATGGAAGCAGCTGGACCGCTCCCGTCGCGGCTCCTTTCGCCATAGTCGACATTGCCTGGATCGAAGGTAAGGCATTCGCCATAGCGGCGGATGGCCAAACGATGACATCTGAAAACCTGACAACATGGACAGGCGGAGCCATCCCCGGGCTAAGCTCGGTCAAGGCTATCGCGTTCGATGGCGATATCGCCATCATTATTGGAAACGATACATGGATAAGCGAAGACTCCGGCGCCTCATGGACCGCTCGCTCAATTAGCGGACCAAGCAATTGTTCGGCCCTTATTCCTACCCAGTCCGGATTCTATGCGATCGCGGACGAAACCCTTCGCTACGACCTTACAACCGAAAAATGGGAAACAACGGAGCTTCCTGACGGAATATCCGACATCGTATCCCTAAACGGCGTCTACTACGCCTTGAATCCCACAACCGACGAGCTCTACGCTTCTTTCGAAGGGATTCACTGGGAAAGCGCCGACCTGCCGATATCAATCGCGTTCCTAAGCGCCAACGGCGACACCTTGCTCGGAGCATCCTCGGACGGCAGCATCTATGCAGCCGGCGAAATGGGCGTCCCTCCCTCCATTACATCCTTCACAATAGGACAGGGCGCTAGCTCCACGTACCACGCATCGATCGGAGTGGATATCGAAACCTCGGGAGTTGCTACCCACTACCGAATTTCAGATTCCAATGTAACAAGCTACGACTGGATCGAGCTCGAAGACATTTCCAACTTGTGGCTATCCGAACCTTTCGGAACCAAGACCTTTCACGTCCAAGTTGCCGGCGACTGGGGCGTATCCAGCCTTGCAAGCACCTCTATCGATTTCGTGGACGGGCCCCCCGCGGTGGAGACCATAAGCTTCTCCGAAGCGGTCGATTCAGTGGTAACCACCAAATACCTAAGCCTCTCTTTCGCCACCAACAAGGCGATCGAAGAATACCTGATAAGCGAAGACCCAACCTTCGATGGAGCAGAATGGCTAGAGTACCAAAGCGACATGTCCTTCACCCTAAGCGAAGGCAGCGGCCTAAAGACAGTCTACCTTAAGGTACGCAACGAAAACGGAGTATCTGAAACTCAATCCTTGGAAGTAACCCTTGAGGCGAATCCTCCTGTAATCGATTCCGCTTCATACAGCGCCGCTTCCAATCAGACCGAAAACTCTATAGAACTCTCGTACCAGTCTAGCGGATACACCGAATACCAAATCAGCCTGGAAAACGACTTTTCCGAAGCCCTTTGGACTGAAATGCCCGAAGACGGCATCCTCACGGCTACCTTCCCAAGTGAAGATGGCTCATACTACGTTTACGCCAGGCTGCAAAACGAACATGGCGTCTCGGATCCCTATGAGATTCAAATCGATCTCGATATCCCTGATCCCGCCATACTCACGGCAATAACTTCGCCTGATTCGGCATCTTCACAATATGTAAAAATCTCCCTCGAGGTAAGCGGAGACCCAAGCTTCGAGTTCATGACTTCAACCGATGAAACCTTTTCGGACGCCTCTCCCGCAGACCTACCTTCCGACAATATAGTCATAGCAACCCTTCCGGGATTCGGGCGCCACCAGGTATACGTCAAAGTCTGGAACTCGTTTGGAAGCAGCCAGGATAGTTTCCTTATAGACTATGGCACGGCTGCAATCCTCGAATCATTCACCGCACCATCCGAAACAGATAACGAGGCTATCACTCTAACCCTCGAATGTTCGGGAAGCGGCAATATCGAATATCAAGCCAGCCTCGACCCTGACTTCGCGGGCGAACAATGGCTAAGCCTGCCCGAGAATGGCTCAATCGCATTCAATCTGCCAAGTTACGAAGGCGAGCATACCGTCTACACTCGAATCCGGAACGCTTTCGGACCGACGGAAGCCCTGAGCTCGACTTGCGCCCTTCGCTTTCCCGTTCCATCGATAGCTACGCTCTCCGGAACCGAAACTACCGCATCGACAGTCAATACGCTTTCTCTCGAGTACGACTCTCGCCTGCCAACCGAATACCAAATCAGCCTAAACGGCGATTTTTCGGACTGCGAGTGGATAGAAATGACCGAAGACGGGACCATCGAATTCACATTACCTGAAGCCGATGGAAACTATTCAATCCACACAAGGCTAAGAAACGCCAATGGCGTATCGGGAACCTCCGTACATGAAGTTACATTGAACTTTCCGGAACCCGCTTCGCTCCTTGGGATCGCATACGAGTCCATCGCCTCGAGCAAGACCGTCACCCTCGAGCTCGAACTGGAAGGAGACCCATCTTTCGAATACAAGCTCTCCTATGACGAGGACTTCTCCGATTGCGAATGGGCCGAACTCCCAAGCGATTACATTATCGAAGCGAACTTGCCCGACTCCGGCGACCATACCCTTTGGGTTAAGCTGAAAAACGATTACGGAGAGAGCCAAGCTCTCGACGCGACGATACGCTACGGATCCCCCGCTATCCTTACATCCATCGATTGCGAACCTTCCGGATATAGCAACCTTGTGGAGCTATCTCTCGAATACGAAGGAACGGAAACCTTGCAATATCAAGCCAGCCTAAGCGACACCTTCGAGAATTCCTCATGGCTAACGTTCGAAGGAGACGGCTCCTTAGACTACGTTTTGCCTACGGAAATTGGCAGCTACGAAATCTACGTCCGCCTAAGGAACGGCTTCGGCAATACTCAAACCTTAAGCTCCCAGTACGAGCTTATCGCCGCGCCAACGCCACCTCCCGAAATCGTTTCCATCGCTACTGGCGAGACTTCGGAATCCACGGATATCAACCTGTCGCTCCTTTACGAAGGGGAGGGGACCATCGAATACGAAACAAGCTTCGACCCTAACTTCGAAAACTGCTCCTGGGAACCTTTGGATTCCACTGATATCCCGATCGAGCTACCGGCAATTGCAGGCATCCATACCGTCTATGTCAGGCTGAAATCCGAATACGGCGTATCTGAAATTCAATCTTCAGAGGTTGAATTGCTCCTGGCCCCAACCATTACCAGTTGGGACCTGTTCGACAATCAAGGCATGCCCTACGCAAGCGGTAGCGTACACTACGAGGGTTCAGGAGAGATTGAATACACGATTTCATGGAATCCCAAATATCTCGATTCAGGATGGACTACCCTTAGTTCGAATACGATCAGTTGCGATCTGCCTGACAGAGTAGGAGCCTATACCATCTATATCAAACTCAGGAACGAGATCGGCGAATCGCCGCTCGCTAGCGCCAGCGCTACCGTAAAGTCCCAAGAAGACCGAGAATCAAGCCTGATTCCGCCCTCAATCCGCCACCTTGGCGTATTGGGCAACGAGCAACTTGTCGAAATTACCGGCCTCGAAACCAACAACCGCTATATCCTCTACGGCAGTTCGGACCTGCAGGAATGGTCGGAGATAGAAACCCTTCCAGTCGAAAATCCAATCACAAGAACCATACCAATCAGCAATGCCTTCCTAAGGGTAACATGCGAAAGCATCCCTGACTAA